One region of Lytechinus pictus isolate F3 Inbred chromosome 8, Lp3.0, whole genome shotgun sequence genomic DNA includes:
- the LOC135155227 gene encoding zinc finger protein 84-like: CSHCDKRFSNKVNLTYHIRTHTGEKPYICTHCEKRFAKKIDLTRHIRIHTGEKPYHCSHCDKRFSNKVNLTYHIRTHTGEKPYICTHCEKRFAKKGNLTCHIRTHTGGKPYRCSHCDKRFSNKVSLTYHIRTHTGEKPYICSHCEMRFPTKSQLTRHIRTHTGEKPYHCSHCDKRFSNKVNLTYHIRTHTGEKPYICTHCEKRFAKKIDLTRHIRIHTGEKPYHCSHCDKRFSNKVNLTYHIRTHTGEKPYICTHCEKRFSQKGDLTRHIRTHTGEKPYRCSYCEKRFSDNVVLTNHIRTHTGEKPYICSHCYKGFSDKSILKNHVKTHTGEKPYICSYCEKGFSTKSHLSRHIRTHTGSKPYHCSHCEKRFSTKANLTNHIRTHIGEKLYICSHCEKRFLTKAILKNHVRTHTGEKPYICSHCEKRYSTKANLTNHIRTHTGEKPYICSHCEMRFPTKSQLTRHIRTHTGEKPYHCSHCENGICKQSCPTRHLRTRTQEKIPRFFLIVRFS, encoded by the coding sequence tgctctcattgtgacaAGAGATTTTCTAACAAGGTCAATCTTACATATCATATTAGAACACATACAGGAGAAAAACCATATATTTGcactcattgtgagaagagatttgCTAAAAAGATTGATCTTACCCGTCATATAAGAatacacacaggagaaaaaccttatcattgctctcattgtgacaAGAGATTTTCTAACAAGGTCAATCTTACATATCATATTAGAACGCATACAGGAGAAAAACCATATATTTGcactcattgtgagaagaggtTTGCTAAAAAGGGCAATCTTACCTGTCATAtaagaacacacacaggagGAAAACCTTATCGTTGCTCACATTGTGACAAGAGATTTTCTAACAAAGTCAGTCTTACATATCATATTAGGACACATACAGGAGAAAAACCCTatatttgctctcattgtgagatgAGATTTCCTACAAAAAGTCAGCTTACCCGTCATATAAGAACACACACTGGAGAAAAACCTTatcattgctctcattgtgacaAGAGATTTTCTAACAAGGTCAATCTTACATATCATATTAGAACACATACAGGAGAAAAACCATATATTTGcactcattgtgagaagagatttgCTAAAAAGATTGATCTTACCCGTCATATAAGAatacacacaggagaaaaaccttatcattgctctcattgtgacaAGAGATTTTCTAACAAGGTCAATCTTACATATCATATTAGAACACATACAGGAGAAAAACCATATATTTGcactcattgtgagaagagattttctCAAAAGGGCGATCTTACCCGTCATAtaagaacacacacaggagaaaaaccttatCGTTGCTCTtattgtgagaagagattttctGATAATGTCGTTCTTACAAATCATATTAGAACACATACTGGAGAAAAACCCTATATTTGCTCTCATTGTTACAAGGGATTTTCTGACAAGTCCATTCTTAAAAATCATGTTAaaacacacacaggagaaaaacccTATATTTGCTCTTATTGTGAGAAGGGATTTTCTACCAAAAGTCATCTTTCCCGTCATATAAGAACACACACTGGATCAAAACCATatcattgctctcattgtgagaagagattttctACCAAGGCCAATCTTACAAATCATATTAGAACACACATAGGAGAAAAACTCTatatttgctctcattgtgagaagagatttttAACCAAAGCCATTCTTAAAAATCATGTtagaacacacacaggagaaaaaccctatatttgctctcattgtgagaagagataTTCTACCAAGGCAAATCTTACAAATCATATtagaacacacacaggagaaaaaccctatatctgctctcattgtgagatgAGATTTCCTACAAAGAGTCAGCTCACCCGTCATATCAGAACACACACTGGAGAAAAACCTTatcattgctctcattgtgaaaATGGAATTTGTAAACAAAGCTGTCCTACACGTCATTTAAGGACACGCACACAGGAGAAAATCCCTAGATTTTTTCTCATTGTGAGATTTTCCTAA
- the LOC129267121 gene encoding zinc finger protein 271-like, whose translation MTHMSTHTGEKSYSSHCDKGCSQKSDLTHHIRTHTGSKPYICSHCEKGFSQKSDLTRHIRIHTGEKPYQCSHCDKRFSKKVNLTYHIRTQTGSKPYICSLCEKRFAKRIDLTRHIRIHTGEKPYHCSHCEKRFSTKAILTSHIRTHTGEKPYICSHCGKEFSQKIDLTHHLRAHTGEKPYHCSHFEKRYTDKAVLTNHIRTHTGEKPYICPHCEKRFAKKGNLTCHIRTHTGGKPYRCSHCDKRFSNKVSLTYHIRTHTGEKPYICSHCEMRFPTKSQLTRHIRTHTGEKPYHCSHCDKRFSNKVNLTYHIRTHTG comes from the coding sequence ATGACCCATATGAGCACACACACTGGAGAAAAATCTTATAGTTCTCATTGTGACAAGGGATGTTCTCAAAAGAGTGATCTTACCCATCATATTAGAACACATACTGGATCAAAACCCTatatttgctctcattgtgagaagggATTTTCTCAAAAGAGCGATCTTACCCGTCATATAAGAatacacacaggagaaaaaccttatCAGTGCTCTCATTGTGACAAGAGATTTTCTAAAAAGGTCAATCTTACATATCATATAAGAACACAAACAGGATCAAAACCCTATATTTGCTCTCTTTGTGAGAAGAGATTTGCTAAAAGAATTGATCTTACCCGTCATATAAGAatacacacaggagaaaaaccttatcattgctctcattgtgagaagagattttctACCAAGGCCATTCTTACAAGTCATATCAGAACACACACTGGAGAAAAACCCTatatttgctctcattgtgGGAAGGAATTTTCTCAAAAGATCGATCTTACCCATCATTTAAGagcacacacaggagaaaaaccttatCATTGCTCTCATTTTGAGAAGAGATATACTGACAAGGCCGTTCTTACAAATCATATcagaacacacacaggagaaaaaccctatatttgccctcattgtgagaagaggtTTGCTAAAAAGGGCAATCTTACCTGTCATAtaagaacacacacaggagGAAAACCTTATCGTTGCTCACATTGTGACAAGAGATTTTCTAACAAAGTCAGTCTTACATATCATATTAGGACACATACAGGAGAAAAACCCTatatttgctctcattgtgagatgAGATTTCCTACAAAAAGTCAGCTTACCCGTCATATAAGAACACACACTGGAGAAAAACCTTatcattgctctcattgtgacaAGAGATTTTCTAACAAGGTCAATCTTACATATCATATTAGAACACATACAGGATAA